One genomic region from Chthonomonas calidirosea T49 encodes:
- the kdpF gene encoding K(+)-transporting ATPase subunit F: protein MMEHALILFIICCLFVYLLYALFYPERF, encoded by the coding sequence ATGATGGAACACGCGTTGATCCTATTTATTATCTGCTGTCTGTTTGTGTACCTACTCTATGCGCTCTTCTATCCAGAGCGTTTCTAG
- the glgP gene encoding alpha-glucan family phosphorylase, translated as MPKIRAFHIVPALPEPLQKLRTLAYNLRWAWDHETIELFRSLDRNLWEQCEHNPVRMLSLISQERLTEAAADDAFLAEVDHVHYSLQTYLTTTNTWYRRQWADKLPPETCIAYFCMEFGLTECLPIYSGGLGVLAGDHLKSASDLGLPLVGVGLLYQQGYFKQTLSPDGWQQETYPENDFYSMPLQAVLNEKGEPLKVCLDLLGRQVSICVWRAQVGRVPLFLLDTNLPENRPEDQDITDQLYGGDAEMRLRQEMVLGIGGMRALRALKIRPTVCHLNEGHAAFTALERARELREETGCDYATAREVAAAGSLFTTHTPVPAGFDVFSADLMNRYFAAYAQQLGLSFDELMGLGRVNPWDQSEQFNMAVLAVRHAHQVNGVSQLHARVTRRMMQAGYPGFPEEEVPASYVTNGVHLRSFASMEMAELLDKYLGGRWSYDGHHEGVWERIEEIPDELLWRVKETRREKLVRFARARLRAQLERRYFRDDPEFRAAAEVLDPHALTIGFARRFAPYKRATLLLTDLDRLIRLLTNPQRPVQILFAGKAHPREDAGKELIRQIVQFSKRPEVRGRILFLEDYDLNVSRYMVQGCDVWLNTPRRPMEASGTSGMKALVNGGLHVSVLDGWWAEGYDPRAGWAIGRGEEYSDPQEQDRIEATALYNLLENEVVPLFYDRGMDGVPRAWVARVKYSMRTLCPRFNTHRMVSEYATRYYFPATLRCLKLRANNLERARTLVDWKQRVRSLWPQVRIQEVITSPEEGATLQVGDKLKITVKAFLAGLTPEDVRVQAYSGSLDADRRLKAESIVDIPFTGQEGELFCFQVEMPCSASGLRGFSVRILPAHPDAQLPAELPLICWE; from the coding sequence ATGCCCAAAATTCGCGCCTTCCATATTGTCCCTGCCCTACCCGAGCCGCTTCAAAAGCTACGAACGCTGGCCTATAACCTGAGATGGGCCTGGGACCATGAGACGATCGAGCTCTTTCGAAGTCTGGATCGCAATCTTTGGGAACAGTGTGAGCATAACCCGGTTCGCATGCTGAGCTTGATCTCTCAAGAGCGCCTTACGGAGGCGGCTGCCGACGATGCCTTTCTCGCTGAGGTAGACCATGTGCACTATAGCCTTCAAACCTATCTCACCACCACCAACACCTGGTATCGGCGCCAATGGGCGGACAAACTTCCCCCCGAAACCTGCATCGCCTACTTCTGCATGGAGTTCGGGCTTACAGAATGTCTACCTATCTATTCCGGCGGGCTTGGCGTTCTAGCGGGCGACCATCTGAAATCGGCTAGCGACCTCGGCCTGCCGCTTGTGGGCGTGGGGCTGCTGTATCAACAGGGCTACTTTAAGCAGACCCTCTCTCCCGATGGCTGGCAACAGGAGACCTATCCAGAAAACGACTTCTACTCCATGCCCTTGCAGGCGGTACTGAATGAAAAGGGCGAGCCCCTTAAAGTGTGTCTCGACCTGCTAGGACGACAGGTTTCCATATGTGTATGGCGGGCTCAGGTGGGGAGAGTGCCTCTCTTCTTGCTCGATACCAACCTGCCAGAAAATCGCCCCGAAGACCAGGATATCACCGACCAACTCTACGGCGGCGATGCCGAGATGCGGCTGCGGCAAGAGATGGTGCTGGGTATCGGTGGCATGCGCGCTTTGCGTGCTTTGAAGATACGCCCAACAGTGTGCCATTTGAACGAGGGGCACGCCGCCTTTACCGCTTTGGAGAGGGCACGAGAGCTGAGAGAGGAGACGGGGTGCGACTATGCCACGGCGCGTGAGGTGGCCGCAGCTGGCAGTCTGTTCACCACCCACACCCCTGTCCCTGCCGGCTTCGATGTCTTTTCTGCGGATTTGATGAACCGCTACTTCGCCGCCTACGCCCAACAGCTAGGGCTGTCGTTTGATGAGCTTATGGGTCTGGGACGCGTGAACCCGTGGGACCAAAGCGAGCAGTTCAACATGGCCGTTTTGGCCGTGCGTCATGCCCATCAGGTAAATGGAGTGAGCCAGCTCCACGCACGGGTTACGCGCCGCATGATGCAAGCGGGCTATCCTGGCTTTCCCGAAGAGGAGGTTCCCGCTAGCTACGTTACCAACGGAGTTCATCTGCGCTCCTTCGCCTCCATGGAGATGGCGGAGCTGCTCGATAAGTACCTGGGCGGGCGCTGGTCGTACGACGGTCACCATGAAGGCGTATGGGAACGCATCGAGGAGATACCCGACGAACTGCTTTGGCGGGTCAAAGAGACGCGCCGAGAGAAGCTGGTTCGGTTTGCGCGAGCGCGCCTGCGGGCGCAACTGGAGCGGCGCTATTTCCGAGACGATCCGGAGTTTCGTGCCGCCGCTGAGGTCTTAGACCCTCATGCGCTGACCATAGGCTTTGCACGACGCTTTGCGCCCTACAAACGCGCGACCCTCCTCCTAACTGACCTAGACCGCCTCATCCGATTGCTTACCAACCCACAGAGGCCGGTACAGATTCTCTTTGCAGGCAAAGCTCATCCCCGTGAGGATGCAGGGAAGGAGCTTATCCGACAGATCGTGCAGTTTTCTAAGCGGCCGGAGGTCCGAGGACGAATCCTTTTCCTTGAAGACTACGACCTCAACGTAAGTCGCTACATGGTACAAGGATGTGACGTATGGCTTAACACCCCCAGGCGCCCAATGGAAGCCAGCGGAACAAGTGGCATGAAAGCCCTCGTTAACGGGGGGCTTCACGTCTCGGTGCTCGACGGCTGGTGGGCTGAAGGCTATGATCCGCGCGCGGGATGGGCGATTGGGCGAGGGGAGGAGTACTCCGATCCCCAAGAACAGGACAGGATAGAGGCCACCGCACTCTACAATCTCTTGGAAAACGAGGTCGTGCCGCTTTTCTACGATAGGGGCATGGATGGAGTACCCCGCGCATGGGTCGCTCGAGTAAAATACTCCATGCGCACGTTGTGCCCTCGCTTTAACACGCACCGTATGGTGAGTGAATATGCCACACGATACTATTTTCCCGCTACGTTGCGATGCCTAAAGCTAAGGGCGAACAACCTAGAGCGAGCACGTACGCTTGTGGATTGGAAACAGAGGGTTCGTAGCCTCTGGCCTCAAGTGCGTATCCAAGAGGTCATCACTTCGCCCGAAGAGGGCGCCACACTGCAAGTGGGTGATAAACTCAAGATAACCGTGAAGGCCTTTTTAGCTGGCTTAACACCGGAGGATGTCCGCGTGCAGGCCTATAGCGGCTCTCTGGATGCTGATCGGCGGTTGAAAGCGGAGAGTATTGTGGATATCCCTTTCACCGGCCAAGAAGGCGAGCTGTTCTGCTTTCAAGTGGAGATGCCCTGTAGCGCCAGTGGGCTTCGAGGCTTCTCGGTGCGTATTCTTCCCGCTCATCCAGACGCCCAACTGCCTGCAGAGTTACCCCTTATTTGCTGGGAATAG
- the kdpB gene encoding potassium-transporting ATPase subunit KdpB: MFEPTLVKNAVRDAFRKLHPRLVARNPVMFVVWVGSLLTSYFWVKQLITHTGQPLFTGQVALWLWFTVLFANFAEAMAEGRGKAQAESLRKTKTDTLARKLVNGKEERVPATQLRKGDVVVCEAGDIIPGDGEVIEGIASVDESVITGESAPVIREAGGDRSAVTGGTKVLSDRIVIRITANPGETFIDRMIALVEGAQRQKTPNEIALSILLSGLTIIFLLVCVTLPPFADFAVRATQSGQAPSVVVLVALLVCLIPTTIGGLLSAIGIAGMDRVMQHNVLAKSGKAVEAAGDIDTILLDKTGTITLGNRQAVEFIPLPNVSMEELVDAAQLSSLADETPEGRSIVVLAKEKYGLRGRELASHHAEFVPFSAQTRMSGIDMDGQQIRKGAAEAIKRHVLSLGGEIPCELEPIVTNISQKGGTPLVVAKNERILGVIYLKDVVKGGIRERFEQLRSMGIRTVMITGDNPLTAKTIAEEAGVDDFLAEATPEMKLALIRQEQAAGKLVAMTGDGTNDAPALAQADVGLAMNSGTQAAKEAGNMVDLDSNPTKLIEVVEIGKQLLMTRGALTTFSIANDVAKYFAILPAMFAPIYPALNALNIMKLTNPESAILAAVIFNALIIIALIPLALRGIAYRPLGAAAILRRNLLIYGLGGIIAPFPGIWLLDRLLVLLHLA; this comes from the coding sequence CTGTTTGAGCCTACCTTGGTGAAGAATGCCGTGCGCGATGCCTTTCGCAAGCTCCATCCACGCCTCGTTGCCCGCAACCCCGTGATGTTTGTGGTGTGGGTTGGCAGTCTTCTCACATCCTATTTCTGGGTAAAGCAGCTGATTACCCATACAGGCCAACCGCTTTTTACGGGCCAGGTGGCGCTTTGGCTTTGGTTTACAGTGCTCTTTGCAAACTTCGCTGAGGCGATGGCAGAAGGACGTGGTAAGGCGCAAGCCGAGAGCCTTCGTAAAACCAAAACGGATACCCTCGCGCGCAAGCTTGTCAACGGAAAAGAGGAGCGGGTGCCGGCCACACAACTGCGCAAAGGAGATGTGGTGGTCTGTGAGGCAGGGGATATTATCCCCGGTGATGGGGAGGTTATCGAAGGAATCGCCAGCGTGGATGAGTCGGTGATAACAGGCGAGTCGGCCCCTGTTATTCGGGAGGCCGGTGGCGATCGAAGCGCGGTAACAGGGGGAACCAAAGTGCTTTCCGATCGCATCGTCATCCGCATTACCGCCAACCCAGGAGAGACCTTTATAGATCGTATGATCGCTCTGGTGGAGGGCGCCCAACGTCAGAAAACCCCCAACGAGATCGCTCTCTCCATCCTGTTATCGGGGCTTACCATTATCTTCCTACTGGTTTGTGTCACTCTGCCGCCTTTCGCCGATTTTGCCGTGCGCGCCACGCAGTCGGGCCAAGCGCCCTCCGTCGTGGTGTTGGTGGCGCTCCTGGTCTGCCTCATCCCAACCACCATCGGCGGGCTACTTTCGGCTATTGGGATCGCCGGTATGGATAGGGTGATGCAGCACAACGTACTGGCCAAGTCGGGCAAGGCGGTAGAGGCCGCGGGGGATATTGACACCATTTTGTTGGATAAAACGGGCACCATCACGTTAGGCAACCGCCAGGCGGTGGAGTTTATTCCGCTTCCCAATGTGAGTATGGAGGAGCTAGTGGATGCCGCACAGCTTTCCAGTTTGGCCGATGAGACCCCAGAAGGTCGCAGTATTGTGGTGCTTGCTAAAGAGAAGTATGGTCTTCGCGGTAGAGAGTTGGCCTCTCATCATGCGGAGTTCGTTCCCTTTTCTGCCCAAACACGCATGAGCGGTATTGATATGGATGGTCAACAGATTCGCAAAGGGGCGGCAGAGGCCATTAAGCGCCATGTGCTCTCCTTGGGCGGTGAGATTCCTTGTGAACTGGAGCCCATCGTCACCAATATCTCTCAGAAGGGAGGTACGCCTCTGGTCGTGGCCAAAAACGAGCGTATTCTCGGCGTGATCTATCTCAAAGATGTGGTAAAGGGGGGAATCCGCGAGCGCTTTGAGCAGCTCCGCTCCATGGGCATCCGCACCGTTATGATCACTGGCGATAACCCATTGACGGCTAAAACGATCGCCGAAGAGGCTGGCGTAGACGACTTTCTTGCCGAGGCCACGCCCGAAATGAAGCTAGCCCTGATCCGCCAAGAGCAGGCGGCGGGTAAGTTGGTGGCCATGACAGGGGATGGCACAAACGATGCTCCGGCGCTCGCTCAGGCCGATGTGGGGTTGGCCATGAACAGTGGTACCCAAGCAGCCAAAGAGGCGGGCAACATGGTAGACCTCGATAGCAACCCCACGAAACTCATTGAGGTGGTAGAGATCGGCAAACAGCTGCTCATGACGCGAGGGGCGCTTACCACGTTTAGCATCGCCAACGATGTGGCCAAGTATTTTGCCATCTTGCCAGCGATGTTCGCACCTATCTATCCCGCGCTGAATGCTCTCAACATCATGAAGCTAACCAATCCCGAATCGGCCATCTTGGCTGCGGTTATTTTCAATGCGTTGATCATCATCGCGCTGATCCCGTTGGCCCTTAGGGGGATCGCCTATCGGCCGTTAGGTGCAGCGGCCATCTTAAGAAGAAACCTGCTGATCTACGGGTTGGGCGGCATCATCGCCCCCTTCCCAGGCATTTGGCTGCTCGACCGCCTTTTGGTGCTGTTACATCTCGCCTAA
- the kdpA gene encoding potassium-transporting ATPase subunit KdpA produces the protein MTPNGVAQILLFFLLILVFTKPLGSYMARVFQGERTLLHPILRPLEVGLYRLFGIEEEVEMPWTTYALAFVLFSVVGLLLTYILLRLQGHLPWNPQKFGADQMTPDLAFNTAVSFTTNTNWQSYTPESTVSYFSNMVALAMHNWMSAAAGIAVAVAFIRGFARRTVHEIGNFWVDTTRATLYILLPLTFILALLLVWQGVPQNFSPYTKVATVEGSTQLIPQGPVASQEAIKELGTNGGGFFNANSAHPYENPTPLTNLLEMLAIFLIPAALTYTFGKMVGNTRQGWALFAAMSAMFFMGVFVCYQQEQRGIALLQSGPLRLDLKPSSLQPGGNMEGKEMRFGIAATALFATVTTDTSCGAVNAMHDSFTPIGGLVPLVNMMTGEVIFGGVGAGLTGMLIIAVIAVFIAGLMVGRTPEYLGKKIEKYEITMAVLVMLIHAASVLTFTAIASDLPLSAHSSWNRVNGSTTYLGATYNNVNNPGPHGFSEILYAFTSTTNNNGSAFAGLNANTPIYNLLLGLAMWVGRFFMLIPSIAIAGSLARKKLVPATAGTFPTDSSTFVFLLVGTTIIIGALTFFPALALGPFAEQFQLHIGKLF, from the coding sequence ATGACACCCAATGGAGTCGCACAGATACTCCTCTTCTTTCTGCTGATCCTAGTATTCACCAAACCGCTCGGCAGCTATATGGCCCGTGTTTTCCAAGGGGAGAGAACGCTGCTGCATCCGATTCTCCGCCCGCTCGAGGTGGGGCTTTATCGGCTTTTCGGTATTGAAGAGGAGGTGGAGATGCCCTGGACCACCTACGCCCTTGCCTTCGTGCTCTTCAGTGTGGTAGGGTTGCTTCTCACCTACATTCTCTTGAGGCTACAGGGGCATTTACCCTGGAACCCTCAGAAGTTTGGGGCCGATCAGATGACACCCGATTTGGCCTTTAACACAGCTGTGTCTTTCACTACCAATACTAACTGGCAATCTTATACCCCTGAAAGCACGGTTAGCTACTTCTCCAACATGGTGGCTTTGGCCATGCATAACTGGATGTCGGCCGCTGCTGGTATCGCCGTGGCTGTTGCCTTCATTCGCGGGTTTGCTCGTCGTACCGTTCATGAAATCGGCAACTTTTGGGTAGACACCACGCGGGCGACTCTCTATATTCTTCTGCCACTCACCTTCATTTTGGCGCTGCTGCTCGTATGGCAAGGGGTTCCACAGAACTTCTCGCCCTACACCAAAGTGGCCACAGTAGAGGGAAGCACGCAGCTCATTCCCCAAGGGCCGGTGGCCTCTCAAGAGGCGATTAAGGAGTTGGGTACAAACGGAGGGGGCTTCTTTAATGCCAATTCGGCTCATCCCTACGAAAACCCAACTCCGCTCACTAACCTTTTGGAGATGCTCGCCATCTTCTTGATTCCTGCAGCTCTCACCTACACCTTCGGCAAGATGGTGGGCAATACCCGGCAGGGGTGGGCGCTCTTCGCAGCCATGAGCGCCATGTTTTTCATGGGGGTTTTTGTCTGCTATCAGCAGGAACAAAGGGGCATCGCCCTACTGCAGAGCGGGCCTCTTAGACTCGACCTTAAACCCTCCTCGCTTCAGCCGGGTGGAAACATGGAGGGGAAAGAGATGCGATTTGGCATCGCAGCCACTGCCCTTTTTGCAACCGTCACTACCGACACCTCTTGTGGGGCTGTGAACGCCATGCACGACTCTTTTACTCCCATTGGAGGGCTGGTACCGCTTGTGAACATGATGACCGGTGAGGTGATCTTTGGAGGGGTGGGAGCAGGACTAACTGGTATGCTTATTATTGCCGTTATTGCGGTATTCATTGCCGGGCTTATGGTGGGACGGACACCGGAATATCTTGGCAAAAAGATTGAAAAGTATGAGATCACCATGGCGGTATTGGTGATGCTGATCCATGCTGCCTCCGTGCTCACCTTTACCGCCATCGCTTCCGATCTGCCACTCTCCGCCCACAGCTCCTGGAACCGAGTCAACGGCAGTACAACCTATCTCGGCGCCACCTATAATAACGTGAACAATCCCGGCCCCCATGGCTTTTCCGAAATTCTTTATGCGTTTACCTCCACGACCAATAACAACGGTTCGGCCTTCGCCGGCCTAAATGCCAATACCCCCATCTACAATCTGCTCCTGGGGCTGGCCATGTGGGTGGGGCGCTTCTTCATGCTGATCCCTTCCATCGCCATCGCTGGCAGCTTGGCACGTAAGAAGCTGGTACCAGCCACGGCCGGCACCTTCCCCACCGACTCCAGCACCTTCGTATTTCTGCTCGTGGGCACAACCATCATCATCGGTGCGCTTACCTTCTTCCCAGCGTTAGCGCTTGGGCCTTTTGCCGAGCAGTTCCAACTACACATCGGAAAACTCTTTTAA
- a CDS encoding D-sedoheptulose-7-phosphate isomerase: MTQKEGSSSRQTLARTIAESMAVKERLFEACSSVFEQLVEATVSAFSKGNKMLLCGNGGSACDAQHVAGELVGRFLKDRHPLPAIALSAADSILTCVGNDYSFADVFARQVQALAQPGDIVVGISTSGNSPNVIRAIEVARQCQAVCVGFTGAEGGKLREITDICLCVPSQVTARIQEAHITLWHALCEEIENRLFGS, translated from the coding sequence ATGACACAAAAAGAGGGTTCTTCTTCAAGGCAAACGCTCGCACGCACGATCGCCGAATCGATGGCGGTAAAAGAGCGGCTTTTCGAGGCCTGCAGCTCCGTATTCGAGCAGCTCGTTGAAGCCACCGTCTCGGCTTTTAGCAAAGGAAATAAGATGCTGCTCTGCGGTAATGGAGGCAGCGCGTGCGATGCTCAGCATGTGGCAGGAGAGTTGGTAGGCCGATTTCTCAAAGATCGCCACCCGCTGCCGGCCATCGCTCTCTCTGCGGCCGATTCTATTCTTACCTGCGTAGGCAACGATTATAGCTTTGCTGATGTCTTTGCACGACAGGTGCAGGCCTTGGCGCAGCCGGGGGATATCGTCGTGGGTATATCTACGAGTGGCAACTCCCCCAACGTGATTCGGGCCATAGAGGTCGCTCGACAGTGTCAAGCCGTCTGTGTAGGCTTCACCGGTGCAGAGGGAGGGAAGCTTCGCGAGATCACCGATATCTGCCTCTGCGTGCCCTCTCAAGTAACTGCACGCATTCAAGAAGCCCACATCACGCTATGGCATGCCCTCTGTGAGGAGATCGAAAACCGACTTTTTGGTTCGTAA
- a CDS encoding DUF2294 domain-containing protein, translating into MNQPTKGMIEAEIANAVSRFQREQQGRGPSDVKVHLVGDALLVRCTGILTPTEAHLVATEEGRRLIRSARQELRMISRNEIEAIIANIVGCKVLRSYGDVNVEAAELVEVYILEENVEKRFLDASNLPARKR; encoded by the coding sequence ATGAACCAACCAACTAAAGGCATGATCGAGGCGGAGATCGCCAACGCAGTGTCGCGATTTCAGAGGGAGCAACAGGGGCGGGGTCCCTCGGATGTAAAAGTACACCTGGTGGGAGATGCACTTCTCGTACGCTGCACGGGTATTCTCACACCTACCGAGGCCCACCTCGTGGCGACCGAGGAGGGGCGCCGGCTGATCCGAAGCGCTCGGCAGGAGCTCCGCATGATCAGCCGCAACGAAATCGAAGCCATTATCGCCAATATCGTAGGCTGTAAGGTGCTGCGAAGCTACGGTGACGTGAACGTAGAGGCCGCTGAACTGGTGGAGGTCTACATCTTGGAAGAGAACGTAGAAAAACGCTTTCTGGATGCATCAAACCTCCCCGCGCGTAAGCGATAG
- a CDS encoding sensor histidine kinase — MYNVRTQFLIGYLILIFILMGVIIGGILQVRHLGTSVDRILKNNYVSVVAAENMKEFLERQDSAATFYLAGQVEKARKQYQFFRPLFAQAADVEAHNITEPGEQQLSDDIQRQFAKYQKAIERLLYANPPMPPEQARAYYFHVLEPAFLRLKQRAQDVLDLNQQAIVKADKRARTEARRAFWLGITASVLALGLALFFSYRMVNSTLAPLRSLVRQAEEIGAGHFNQRIEVHRSDEIGALARAFNRMAERLQEARRVEEERYQRAERMSEAALESLYDPVIVADAEGRLVHVNRAAEGLFGPEANLIGKPIDETIRDKSIVTALHKAIHQQSASVAEDEAGMVDLEYAGIPRTYRLRTTPMKAEGGELLGAVAVLEDITHLRQLDRLKTEFIGIASHELRTPVTSLQLSVDLLQEGTLGPLTPEQQEVVRCQKEDLQRLDRMMRDLLDITRLETGATPPRFEIVSAEQLVQNAVEAIEPQTKAKNLHLRVEVFPLLPPLRADPAQINRVLLNLLNNAVRFTPEGGQIHIKVYPKDEKVFFSVQDTGIGIPPEYLPRIFERFVQVPGVARSGAGLGLSIAQTIVKAHGGQITVESTPGKGSTFTFYLPVKEL; from the coding sequence ATGTACAATGTGCGCACCCAGTTCCTTATTGGCTATCTCATCCTCATCTTTATTCTGATGGGGGTGATCATAGGGGGGATTCTGCAGGTGCGCCACTTAGGCACCTCCGTAGACCGAATCTTGAAGAACAACTACGTTAGCGTGGTGGCCGCGGAGAACATGAAGGAGTTTTTGGAGCGTCAGGACAGCGCGGCCACCTTCTACCTGGCTGGGCAGGTGGAGAAAGCGCGCAAGCAGTACCAGTTCTTTCGGCCGCTTTTTGCCCAAGCGGCCGATGTCGAGGCCCATAATATCACGGAGCCGGGAGAGCAGCAGCTATCCGATGACATCCAGCGCCAATTCGCAAAGTATCAGAAAGCGATAGAGCGGCTGCTCTACGCAAACCCTCCTATGCCTCCCGAGCAGGCTCGTGCGTACTACTTTCATGTGCTCGAGCCGGCTTTTTTGCGCCTCAAACAGCGCGCTCAGGATGTGCTCGATCTGAATCAACAAGCCATTGTAAAGGCGGATAAACGCGCAAGAACCGAGGCGCGACGTGCTTTTTGGCTGGGCATTACGGCCTCGGTTCTCGCGCTTGGTTTGGCGCTTTTCTTCTCCTACAGAATGGTCAATTCAACTCTCGCTCCGTTGCGTTCTTTGGTGCGTCAGGCCGAAGAGATAGGAGCAGGGCATTTCAACCAGCGCATCGAGGTTCACCGATCCGATGAGATCGGCGCATTGGCACGTGCCTTTAACCGGATGGCCGAGAGGCTTCAAGAGGCACGGCGCGTTGAAGAGGAGCGTTATCAGCGAGCCGAGCGCATGTCGGAAGCGGCGTTGGAAAGTCTTTACGACCCGGTGATAGTGGCCGACGCCGAGGGCAGACTGGTACATGTGAATCGCGCAGCTGAGGGGCTTTTTGGTCCAGAGGCAAACCTTATCGGTAAGCCGATTGATGAAACCATCCGCGATAAGAGCATTGTTACAGCGCTACATAAAGCCATTCATCAACAAAGCGCCTCGGTGGCTGAAGATGAGGCCGGCATGGTGGACCTAGAATATGCTGGCATTCCACGTACCTACCGTTTGCGCACAACCCCTATGAAGGCGGAGGGGGGAGAGCTGCTTGGTGCCGTCGCCGTCTTGGAGGATATCACGCACCTACGCCAACTCGACCGACTGAAAACGGAATTCATCGGCATTGCCTCTCATGAGTTGCGCACGCCAGTGACCTCGTTGCAGCTCTCGGTGGATCTCCTTCAAGAGGGCACTCTCGGCCCGTTAACTCCCGAACAACAAGAGGTTGTTCGATGTCAGAAAGAGGATTTGCAGCGCCTCGATCGCATGATGCGCGATCTCCTCGACATCACCCGTCTTGAAACGGGAGCAACTCCACCGCGATTCGAGATCGTATCGGCTGAACAGCTGGTTCAAAACGCCGTTGAGGCCATAGAGCCTCAGACAAAAGCAAAGAATCTTCACCTACGTGTCGAAGTGTTTCCCCTATTGCCTCCGCTTCGAGCCGATCCTGCCCAGATCAACCGCGTGCTCCTCAATCTGCTCAATAACGCCGTTCGTTTTACCCCCGAGGGAGGACAAATTCATATAAAGGTCTATCCAAAGGATGAGAAGGTCTTCTTTTCGGTGCAGGATACGGGCATTGGCATTCCGCCAGAGTATCTTCCGCGCATCTTCGAGCGGTTTGTACAGGTGCCGGGCGTAGCGCGCAGCGGCGCCGGTTTAGGGCTTTCTATCGCACAGACCATTGTGAAGGCCCATGGAGGTCAGATAACCGTGGAGAGCACTCCAGGAAAAGGCAGCACTTTTACCTTCTATCTACCTGTTAAGGAGCTTTGA
- the kdpC gene encoding potassium-transporting ATPase subunit KdpC, with product MRTQLRPALVSVLAWTILLGFVFPGLVTLVANILFPFQAHGSLIVRNGRVVGSELIGQSFTLPIYFHPRPSAAGNGYDPTSSGGTNLAPTTDKLINGVHHGPKATDNFDGMKDLATAYRQENNLPSTMPLPTDAVTRSGSGLDPDISVENALLQADRVAKARGVEVSRVRRLIHDYTQPRQFGILGEPRVNVLRLNLALDRLYPVTKRQ from the coding sequence ATGAGAACTCAATTACGCCCTGCTCTGGTTAGCGTTTTGGCTTGGACGATCTTGCTGGGGTTTGTTTTCCCTGGCCTTGTCACTCTGGTGGCTAACATCCTCTTTCCGTTTCAAGCTCATGGAAGCCTCATTGTGCGAAATGGCAGAGTGGTTGGCTCGGAGCTGATCGGACAAAGCTTCACGCTCCCGATCTACTTTCATCCACGTCCTTCGGCGGCAGGCAACGGCTACGACCCCACCAGTTCCGGAGGAACCAATCTGGCCCCTACGACGGATAAACTGATCAATGGCGTGCATCACGGCCCGAAGGCCACCGACAACTTCGATGGTATGAAAGACTTAGCCACCGCCTATCGTCAAGAGAACAACCTGCCGAGCACAATGCCGCTGCCCACTGACGCCGTTACCCGTTCCGGAAGCGGACTCGATCCAGACATCAGCGTTGAGAACGCTCTTTTACAGGCGGATCGTGTGGCCAAGGCACGGGGTGTGGAGGTTAGCCGTGTGAGGCGGCTTATTCACGACTATACGCAACCTCGGCAGTTCGGCATTCTCGGCGAGCCGCGCGTCAATGTGTTACGCCTGAATCTTGCGCTCGATCGGCTCTACCCTGTCACAAAGAGACAATAG